One window of the Trifolium pratense cultivar HEN17-A07 linkage group LG2, ARS_RC_1.1, whole genome shotgun sequence genome contains the following:
- the LOC123910191 gene encoding uncharacterized protein LOC123910191 translates to MAMAARVVIKKTKNIIGAATLLLRSTSNSSISFIFHNHSLSPPNSHLHPFSTLHTSFSRHFSSSLSDETSDEGESKDGWEEEDEAEPKIGDGGSGGGVALQNVPWGQRALSIAEEVLVQFSEDLKLYAFKTSPGGYVYVRLDKVTSEYGCPSMDELESYNQEFKKRLDEVGALGDIPDDLALEVSSPGADRVLKVPDDLNRFKEMPMRVFYTENIESNCLEMDGVFILDSIENDSEICVWKLADVQENRDPTKKGKPLNRKQKDWRLRLPFNLHRMVTLYID, encoded by the exons ATGGCTATGGCGGCACGAGTTGTGATTAAGAAGACGAAGAACATCATCGGTGCTGCTACTCTTCTCCTACGATCTACTTCCAACTCTTCCATATCCTTCATTTTCCATAATCATTCTCTCTCTCCACCAAATTCTCACCTTCACCCCTTCTCTACTCTTCACACCTCCTTCTCTCGCCATTTTTCATCTTCACTTTCAG ATGAGACAAGTGATGAAGGTGAAAGTAAAGATGGATGGGAGGAAGAAGACGAGGCTGAGCCCAAG ATTGGCGACGGGGGAAGCGGTGGTGGAGTTGCCTTGCAAAATGTGCCATGGGGTCAGCGAGCCCTTTCTATTGCGGAGGAGGTCCTTGTGCAGTTCAGTGAGGACCTCAAATTATATGCTTTCAAGACTAGTCCCGGTGGATATGTTTACGTGAGATTGGACAAAGTAACAAGCGA ATATGGATGTCCAAGCATGGATGAGCTTGAAAGCTACAATCAGGAATTCAAGAAAAGATTAGATGAAGTTGGAGCACTTGGAGACATACCTGATGATTTGGCTCTTGAG GTTTCTTCCCCGGGTGCTGATAGGGTACTGAAAGTGCCAGATGATCTTAATCGATTTAAAGAGATGCCTATGAGAGTTTTCTATACAGAAAATATAGAGTCGAATTGCCTTGAAATGGATGGAGTATTCATTTTAGATTCCATTGAAAATGACTCGGAGATATGTGTTTGGAAGTTGGCAGATGTTCAAGAGAATAGAGACCCTACAAAAAAAGGCAAGCCATTGAACCGCAAACAAAAGGATTGGAGATTAAGATTGCCATTCAACTTGCATAGGATGGTAACTCTATACATTGATTAG